Part of the Rhipicephalus sanguineus isolate Rsan-2018 chromosome 5, BIME_Rsan_1.4, whole genome shotgun sequence genome is shown below.
GCTTTCCTAAGCTCGCACGTAACATGAACGTGCAGGGGTGTCAgtaaaggaggaggagggggtagtgccccccccccctcctgtgtaCGTTTCCCGCTTCCGGCATCGTTCGCGCATTTTATTTAAGACGTTTTCAAGTTTCTGCATCGCCATTTCAACTGACATATGAACCTCCGTGTGCGGCTAGCAAATTAATAAAAATTGCAGCGCCATATTCGCACCGCCGCTCTCCCCTCGTTTCGCCCAGAAAAGGACGCGGATGGCACGCGCgaaatctgatttttttttttgctaacgcgAAGTTGCTTGGGCGTACTCTTCCTGAAATTCAATGTTGTGCACTTCATTTCAAGTAAAGTTTTGTTCTTTTGCCTCAGGTATTTATACGAAAGCAAGTTGCGAATGCACGAAGTGCGCGTTCATTGGATGCAACATAACCTGAGAAGAAATCCAAGTTCTTAAACTGTTATGTTGCTACATGTCTGTAATAATattgcgcataggcgtgcgcacgagggggtaGAGGGGGcggctgcctcccccccccccccctggtcacCTAAGGGGAGGTGGGGGGCAAGGTCTGCCCCAAGCGTTTACTCAGTCAGACCTCCCGTCATtttttaaagagcagggttatggccacacAGGTTTTGAACTATAATGGCTGCCGAAGgctcctgatgttgcattccaggaGCTATTTACTTCCTATCCTTACTTCAGGAAAGTCACGGACCAAAGACAGGCGGTTGTGAgacgcacgtcatcgcttcatcttGTTATTCTTTTTTTCATCGATTGTGATGCATGTTGTCCTTGGACTTGGCCGAATGGGGGAAGGGGGGTGCGGAGGCTGTGATGAAACTTTGCTCCCTTTAATGGGAATCCATGCGCACACTTATGATGCGGCGCATATTTTTTAACTCTGAGAAATAGCGCCCATTTGAAGGAGATTACTTTTTAATTTCACTTACGGGCATATGTAGCAAAAGGTCCGCAAAAAGATAAAGAGGTCAAGTGTTCTTGAAAGATAAGGTTGCAACAGAGTCAAGTGCAGCCTAACACATTTTAAAAAGAATGATTCGGTATTTGCAGCACCAGTCGTGTAATTGTGAATTCTGAGGGGCAAGCCGCTCTAATAAATGGTGGCACATCGCAAATGTTAGACACTTGGAAATATTATCGCCCTTACACCCTGGTATATACATGGTTGACCAGCGAAATTGAAAGGGGCGGTCCCAGTGTTTATCCCTGGGTTTATTAATGTGTTTGCGACCTATGTTACGCATAGGCGTAAAAAGGGGGATCCATCAGGGGGGTGGGGGAGACGGGGGTAGACAactttcaccgcagcgccccctccccccgctttGGTCGGGTTCGAAAGGAAACAAGCTCCATAATGGACGTAGAAAGTaaaacgaagcgatgacgtgctccgCACAGTGGTTTGCCATTGGTCCCTGGCTTTTCGGGGGTAAATGGTGAGTCAACAGCTCTTTGAATGCAACGTCCGGCTGTCCGGCTCCTCGCTCACAATTATCGTCAGAAAACATGCGTAGCTATAGCCCTGCGCGTTAAAGAATGACTTGGAAGGTCTGACTGAGTGATGGTATGggacagaattggcgcccccctgtAGAGGATTGTGGAATGGTGGGAGGGGGGGTGCTGCCCCTTTCCCCGTGTTCACGCCTGTGATGTTACGCATATGTGTGCCGCCTCTGCTATTCCTCGCGAGCTCGAACTGACTTATCCTCGGCCCGAAGTTGCCGCCTGCGAGCTGCTCCATGACCGTGTTACTTTAGGCGGGCCACGAATGTAGCGTGTactcctttaaagttttccatttgagtagCCTGcgtccataggcgtatctactaGGGGGGCAAGGGAGGCGCTAACCCCCCTACTAAGAAATGTTAGGGGGCCAGAGCCCCCCCACTtccgacagtggtcattgtcggctgccgACTGGAAAAcaaacaagtcaggcaaagttttacttgaacgcagcaataacgtaattatgtaaaaaaaaacgtttcctaCAATTCttctgtgacgactgtcctccgtgtgtcatgaccacgcattgtaggctctctgcggtgcgggctgcctattccacgcttgcgcgcctcgcgctcgagcattgcagaggagctaggctatcgctcagcaggggctctataagattacagcaatctgtcatgattttattttgttgggcctggcctgaaatttatgtaATCGGCGacacaaatacgggcgggaaccagtaaacgttttatagcccgatcaaacgctctcctttttcaggaaatttagtttctttctttcaaaacaaatagcaccgccactgcttcatatccgactgctgtgagttgatgagtgtgcagatgtgtcgagtattttagttgtgccgatccaggaaagctaaaaaagattcccactttagtctccgattagcctgcttcacaagttgcttatcatatggtaggcctgcagcgatcgcggcggctcgTAACAAAGCAGTGTCGACTCAGCACATTGAGatgcccagctttcaagtttgccctgtagcttgatctacctcagCAGGGAGATGATCCACAGTTTTCAGAGCAGGAAGaacgtccacggttttctggactaagaaggctgcccacctgcgaaggattgtgtctgttcctaataatgtttatttctctctctacctctctgtcagcaacgatgagttcacagaaagttgtatacgcgcaagCACAGCTCAACGTCGCTAAACTATAACTGAAAGTACCtgtcatacacatatgaatccatctcgcccgctgctataagtagccgctgccaatgtgactggtgggcagccttcttgaattacgttcagaatgagacactgtctggctattccaaaaaaaaaaaaatagttatggttcagcacagtaatgtgctgcttattgtgcacgcttcatttaacgccgcgagttttcgcagacttgtgacgtcgcgtaacaaggaggggattttatggcacaccaagAATTTTTGACAAATAGCGACGAACAAATGtcgaacaatacgccgtattgaaaacagtttttttttacgtagtcatgcgtaagtggtaattacgcggtgggtCACTTACGCGTGATCCACCGCGCAATATTACGCGTGATATTATTCGagtgaacttggtcttcttctttagaaagactttatactagagggctctaacagtaaataaattggcactcggcttattctgaagacttcggcgaagaaccttgctttgtcagccacatgttttgtttaagaagtgagaatttaaggtactagagtcatagcaggttcttcatactcaccgtATTTACAATGACAGACTGAGAGTCTGAGGTTTGCAGGTGGAATGCAGCGGACAGAGTgtgcgacgccagcccccccccccccccccccccccccccccccactcgcgaacgagttggtacgcctcTGACTGCGTCCTTTTGCTGCATTATCTGTCTGTTTCGCGACATATCAAGAGACCAGTCGCACATACGTTTTTGGcgaaagccaggggcgtagccagaaagttttttcggggggggggttcaaccatactttttgtatgttcgtgcgtgcgtttgtatgtgcgcgtgtatatatacgcaagcaaaactgaaaaatttcgggggggggttgggggtttcaacccccccccccccgaaatttcaaCCCCCCAACGAAatttcaaccccccaaccccccccccccccctggctactcccCTGGCGAAACCCTATGCTCCCACGAGACACCCCTTAAATTACATTTGGTTATCTTTCATGACTTTAGCATTTGACTCACTGTCAATTCACTATAGTTTCACGCTTAATTCACTTTAAAACATAATTAACTGTAACTCACTTTGCCATTTCATTCACCTTTAGTTAACTTCAATTCAGCTTTGATTGCTTTTATTTCACCTTAACTCGCATTTGAGTCACCTAATCAGCTATTTACCACCTCTAGCCACTTGGTATATCCTTAGTATATTAAGTCCCTAAGACCCCTTTCAAGCTTTCTGTACCCGAGTCGGTGTTGCACTagctctgggatcggcccacctttcggTAGCATTTCCGTTCATGCCTCAGGGCGCCATGTTTTTTAAGTGAGtagtactttaggggcccggcttgtccgtccatccgtagatctcatgtgacgcgatcacgctcaaaatcaagtggtcaatgcaggcctaaacaaagctaacaatgctcaaaacggGGTTCAAATAAACGAGCAAAATCTAAAATGATATAATTAACAGACATCAccgagaagtaatcgcaataatgaaCTTAatatcgctaaaaacgcttcggaaacatgcggctgacacccgcacCGCGCAAGAGAGGACGCCGCCGCCTTCGTCAAGCGCgagattgctcctcccaccggcgcttctacGGCGCTACATCTGAATGGGGAAGCAACCTCATGGACCTCGCTGCAGAGCGACACTAGTGGCGTAGCACacagggcccgtgcccccccccccgaatttttttttgccgtggtacacagagcacgaaatgacactcgaccacatctgcctgcccggtccccactgcagatcaaggaggtgcccccccccccccgaaaaaaatttctgcctacgcccctggacgaCACTTATCTCAACTGCAGGAAGTAGACAAATCGCAGCAAAAAGTTGCGCGCATGTCgcgcaccgagtttgcgaattccccaaacaagattctactcgtgcagGGGAAACCCTTTATACGTGCTTACGCttatcgacggtttggtaaacggaacaGTGGGATCTCTGCGAACGGGAAGCGCTTGGTGgcagtgctacgcacttcctcaggtttcactgtattggAGCTGCggttagcgcaggatttagaactacaccaatcgctacgcAAGAACGACATGAGCGCTGGATTTGAACTACATTTTCGCACTTgatgtgattttcttttttttacatgtgaGTCAGTATAAGGTTGTCACCTTATAAACTTGAGGAGCCATTCCTCTCTGTGAAGATAGATTTCCAGTGAGGCTGTAGCTCATTGCAAAGGGTTAGACAAGACAGGCATGCAtaagggagccccccccccccccccccatccggtCTTTTGGGGCCGAATATCCTAGGAGCCCTCTATCTATATTTTGTTCTATATGTATCCTGCTAGAATGAACCTTCGCAGCTTGTGTAGGAAGGCTATAGGCCAGAAAGGATCAGTCCAAACACATGTGAAccataaaaaagcaaaaaaaaaattcggcagattcccatgtatcgtgggagtcgatgttatgtgaagcatgcggcgggaaggtgactgtggcgtaatttttttttttttactgagcgacaggtTACAagatgacgctgaagatttgtataaattttatacacacacatatgtgttgaagagccgcatatgtgttatataaccagttgtttacggttgggtaacgctgtcaatggcaacgtgggtattaccaacaccagaagcggtaagctgatatgtagtgcttatacgtgtccggagaacgcacgcacgtttcacgaacacgtgtgcatgtgtggaagaagttcttgacagttcttgaacaagggcatatcatcaccgtgatgagtgagcaccagtagctggtcatgacttgttataggatccggtcgtgatcgtggtgaagaggggtccatgtgtagtgaagtatgtggtatagtagagctgttggaattcgtggatgcctcggtcaattcgtcgacaagttgtctgttgatagagccggcgacatgtcggaacatgaagccacccttcgcgttggtgagacggtcgtcgaggctggtaggcctggatagtgctacgtagaccaacatcagtggatggtgcttgtcgtattcgtagaatacctgggcgtatgtggccaaggtagcctagtctacacagcggctgtcaatcaatctggcatcatcctcggtcagcatgaggccatcgcccagcctcgttagaaatGAAGCTCTAGGACACTGCGTcgctctggcggactaagtgcactttacgttgcgatgatgtgaatatcatatgtaactttcgttaatgtattcctcctgggtcgagcaatgcttcattatagcttgctgaatcataggatatacaaacgtaatgtttattagactgctataaaagcggagctaacactggaaccatagaccacagatatgacgcctgtatcgtggaaGTACACGTCGTGCAcgagtgtcatgtagtgtttattgctttcttgtaaaattatatagcaagCGCCACCAACCaaaactgacgttgcaccgatattacgcctagCGTACGCTGTTTTTCCacaccagtttatagacctggcgcggctctagtggtagaatacctgattgccacgcagaatgcttgggttcgattcctgctgcaatcctaattttcattctttccgatcgtcgagtcaacgctgccgatgtcggttttccttaacgctctagcatttaagttacgaatgtcttttctcgccgttcctgggtagatataaactgtccatcacctgtggcgcatacccgtacaccgcggcccgtggtaaacgggtatgtgccacacgtgtctagtggaaagggtttgacgacgtacgcgacaggatttttacgttattcatgtcatgacccgaaatcatattcgtcaaatcctcttaccctcccatgccaatattggtctacaccaagttaaggaggcgatcatgagggcatccagacgtaggcgtctagatagatagatagatacatagatagaaaagctcaaagtgccaaaggttcgctaagaaatgcttcgcatttaaaaagcaagtTCATTGATTATATAGCAACTCTGGCATACCACCTTCCTCTCACCTGTGGTGAAAGCTAGTAGGTCATACCGGGACATGCGTTAGCGATAAGCTGCGGAATCACAATAGTTAGGTTAAGTATGTTAGGACTGGCGGTTTCCTCGCCTTCCATTATCGGGGAAGTAGCTCatacacacatgtacacggggcatagtatgtgggtatgcgccacacagtcgatatcaacccaggaacggcgacaacagacattggaaATCTTAACACACAAGCGTCGCAGGAAATATGGATGGATGCAAACAGTAAAAATTATGATTCGAGCCGCTGTTGAGCCCAGgtattctacgtggcagtcaagtattctaccaatGAGCCACACCAGGCCTTGAAACTGCTTTTGAAAAGGGCCCTATGCAGATGTCAGTAGGGgtgacgtcaattgtggttgcagtgtttggCCATACGCTTTTATGAGAATTTAACAAACATTACATGTgcactcctatgactcagcaagctatattcgagcgttgctcgacccaggagaaatacgctaacgaatgctacgtacgatattcacatcatcgcaccgtagcctgCGTTTCGTTTCGATAAATCTGATGTGTGCGCTTTAACGTAAGTACTGACGTTACGTCGGAAGATAAGCTACCCTTAAAGcggcagtgtagtcgacgttcatGGTAAGCCCTCGCTATGCATGCAACTACTCCACTTACgcaaacatgtcgatccacctcgtaacgcttagatCAAATTCAAAGAAATGCACCATATGCACGTACTCGCTCATTGCATCGCACGAAACcaattcccgcaatgcgtgggatcggcCGGAATTTTTATTACGTCCATTTCATTAGTCTGTCATGTCTGCCTGTGCAACTAACTGCTCATCCATAAAGATAATTGAATTCGGAATAGATCGGCACATCTCATTAGCCTGACCATGCGTATACCAAACGTAGGAAGAGTGTCACTGTATACATGCAATATGTGTAAAAACCAAGATGCGTCTTCGCGTGCTGCCCCGCTCAATACGGCCATCGTTACACGCAACCACTGGGACGCCATAGAGGGgatcgcatttcgatagaggcgtaatgctagaggctGCGCGATGCTGTgccgtgtcagtgcacgttaaagaacacaagatagTCAAACTTTCTGGAGCCccacactacggcatgcctctTAATCATGTCGTGGTGTTGGAACACCCCAGGAATTATATACTAAAGCTAGGACGCCACACCACTTCAATGTTTTGGACGCCATCTCTGTTTCTTTGCCGGAAGCATATCTGGAAACTGTAACCATGACGTACCTTTTGTACGCGTCTCCGTAAGCGACTGTATAGTCGGTTGCAACCACGGTGTAAGTCACCGGGGTTACAACCACGGTGACCTAAGTACTTTATCTCGGCTAATGTAACTACTATACGcgtattaagagttaaaggttcgtcgttattaCCACAATCATTACGTTTGGCTAAGCAGAGATGTCAAAATCCTCGACGAaatttataccggtgtcacatgggcacttttgatcgcggtCAGGGCCGATTCGGAATCGCCATCAACAAgttggtcgctgctacacggcaccgcctaatccggatcgagtttggcgctgACGTCAGCCAAATTGCGATCACGAAACCAGATCGCGATTGTCTTGATCCTGATCTGGTCTGATCGCTACTTGAAGTGACCGAGTAGCAGCACTTGATCCGGATCTAGCCCAATCCGGATCAGCCATGATCGCGATCAAAGTGCCCCTCTGACACCGGTATTACCTAGACGTCCAAGTTTCCGAACCAGGGACACAAACGCGTGtgcctgtatgggaaagtcagtTGTCTCAAACACTCAAGAAGTTCTCGACGTCACGAAACTGTATAAGCGCTACTGGATGGAGCATttgtgcaaattctctgtgggagggagaGCGACGGCTGGGGGCGGGCTGACACttctttcttaggttgtaaccgagtataggaCAGAACACGAACCGGAAAATGTGATATCGTTGTTTATGAATGAAATATCGGATGCGTTTGGGTCAGAAAACGTGTTACTATATATACACGCGGGACAGAGCGAAATGCCTTGCTTTTTCACTACAATAGAAAAAATAACAACAACGCACCTTTTGCGTTTCCCTGCGTACACCATTTATAAGAGCGCAGTCACCTTCCGCATCGACAACGACACGGAAGGCGTTATTTAGCACGCTGTATATGTCAGATCTCGACGGTTTTTGTGAAGGAAACAAAGCACGTGCGGGGCGGGTGAAAGGCAGCGCAATCGTAAAACGTCAGCTACGAGTCAAAAGTCGTTTAAAGCCGGGTTGTGCAGGTCTGACGACGAAGGCAGCTGTACAGGGCAATTGGAAGGGTGCACGACCGTTGAACACCCTTCATGGCAATTCTGCAcatcgcatgaaaaaaaaaaaaaaagaacggtaaAAGAAATTATAGCAGCTTCACTCTAGCGGTGTCAAGCTTAAGGAATAGCGGAGCCGAGtggctttccttgtttctctttatttttttctttcttctatttctttgtctttctttctgtttcttattTGCATCTGTTTTTTGtgcctgttgctttctatttctttctttctctatccatttctttctctttctccctctctctatttttatttctatttcttccctttctctctctctctctctctctgttggaAAAATAtcgaagaaggaaaggaagaacgTTGGCTCGAAGCACGCGCTAAAGCAGGAACCCACGGAGTCGGGCTGCGGTTTATCATAAATAAACCCTTGTTTTACGCATTGGAGGCTCGATTTTCTTCAAGTGGTGCCGAAAGCCCTCGCAAGAGTGAACCACATCGATGGCCCCAAGGTAATCGCCTTCCAACGTACACGGTTTCATCTTGCCGACCTCTAGCTGCTCAACGCGGATTCGAGTCATGGACGCTCTCAAGCTCAAGCGCAAGGCAGAAAGAGCGCAATTAACGCGCCTTATCAACGAGATTGAGGCAACTATCGACCAAGATGCTGTTACGGAGGAGCAGCTTTGCATTCTCACCGATCGCCTCACGCAACTTCACACCGACTTGCGAGCCACTGACTCCGCCATCGTTCCTTTGTTATCAACCACGGAAGCGGAGGCAGAGTTTGACCGCGTTGTGGAATACAACGATCGAGCCACAGCGACGTGCGCGAAGCTCAAGTATCGGTTACGTCGGTTTCACGAGTTCCAGAACAGTCCTCTACCAGAGACACCAACCGAACCCGTGCAACGCACGCCCCAGCCCGCAGTACAGCTCCCAAAAGTCGACCTCATGAAGTTCGATGGCCAACCGTCAGTGTGGACGCCCTTTTGGGAACAGTTCAGCCAACTGATCCACAACAACGGTGGACTCACCGACGTCGACAGATTCACCTATCTACGTTCGGTCTTGACCGGCGACGCGGCGTTGGCCATCGCGGGACTTCCGGCAACTGCAAGTTGCTACGCTGAAGCACTGGATATTCTGAAAAACCGATTTGCCAAAACCGACGTGATAATTCAAACTCACATGCAACGACTCATCGACATACAGCCCGTGCGATCCTCCAACGACCTTCAAGGACTGCGATGCCTCTACGACACGGTGCAGTCCCAAACACGTGCCCTGAAGTCTGTAGGAGTACCAGAAGACAATTATATTGCAATGCTCTACCCCATCCTCCTGAAGGCGCTTCCACACGACTTAGTCATCGACTTCAACAAGACCATCGCACGCCAAAGTACACTGCAAAGAGAACAAGGTGGAAACACGGGCCAGCATTCTCAGGAACTGAAGGCGAGCACAGTCTTTGCTGTTTTTTATTCAAACCGAAGTAGAGTCTCGCGAACGATCAGTCCTACACATTTCTGTCGAAGAGGACGCGAAGATGGTTAAAGTAAACGAGGTTCGCACTACTGAGACATCATCTTCGCGCCATCAACGTTTAGCAACGGAGTCTCTAACTTCATCTGCGAAACCAGTTCCGAAAAAACAACCCTGCTTTTTCTGCGAGTCCACCACTCATGATACAGAAAAGTGCGACTGTCCGATTCCGatcgaggaaaagaaaaaaaggctcctAAACTCACGTCGATGTTTCCGCTGTACTTTACAACATCATTTGGCGAAAAATTGCAGGAGGAATGttacatgcacgaagtgcaatCGACGCCACGCAGAAACGATGTGCGACCCTCGGATGTTGAAACCGACTAATGGTGCTCAATCATCACCGACACCGATGCAACTCGAAATGATTGGAGCCGACAATTCAAAACGGCGCGTATACCTTCAGACAGCTGTTGCTTGGGCGGCCAGCCAAGAGAGCAAATGCCTAGCTCGAATTTTATTCGATGGAGGCAGCCAGCGCACTTTCGTCACTGAACAACTGGCTGAAAAATTACGTTGTCAAGTACTAGATCACGAGAGCCTTACGGTGGGATATTTTGGAGGGCAACATGAAGAGAAGACTTTCCAGCGCGTACTTGTCAACTCTAAGTTCACAGCGTAGTGGAAATTCGCTACTAATCGAAGCTCTCGTCACGACTAATATCTGTCATCAGTCCATTCCACGACCGAATAAAGATGTCATCGACAGGCTTGAACGCCAAGGATATTACTTCTCAGACATCGATCAAGCGGACAGCCCAAACGTTGTCGACGTCTTAATCGGCAGTGACTATTATTGGTCATTTGTTACGGGAACAGCACAAAGTTTGGACAATGGA
Proteins encoded:
- the LOC119394891 gene encoding uncharacterized protein LOC119394891, with protein sequence MDALKLKRKAERAQLTRLINEIEATIDQDAVTEEQLCILTDRLTQLHTDLRATDSAIVPLLSTTEAEAEFDRVVEYNDRATATCAKLKYRLRRFHEFQNSPLPETPTEPVQRTPQPAVQLPKVDLMKFDGQPSVWTPFWEQFSQLIHNNGGLTDVDRFTYLRSVLTGDAALAIAGLPATASCYAEALDILKNRFAKTDVIIQTHMQRLIDIQPVRSSNDLQGLRCLYDTVQSQTRALKSVGVPEDNYIAMLYPILLKALPHDLVIDFNKTIARQSTLQREQGGNTGQHSQELKAAATLV